A genomic region of Micromonospora sp. NBRC 110009 contains the following coding sequences:
- a CDS encoding SRPBCC family protein — protein sequence MAIVEKVIDAPPEQVFDVLADGWTYSDWVVGTAHVRGVDDTWPRVGSQLHHRAGPWPLSLQDSSTVLACEAPHRLVLKAGLWPAGEATVVFTLEPLDGGRTRVTIGEDFAAGPLRWVRNKLNDLVLHLRNRETLNRLSDIAVRQKSQR from the coding sequence GTGGCGATTGTGGAGAAAGTGATCGACGCGCCCCCGGAGCAGGTCTTCGACGTGCTCGCCGACGGGTGGACGTACAGCGACTGGGTGGTCGGGACCGCGCACGTCCGGGGCGTGGACGACACCTGGCCGCGGGTGGGCAGCCAACTGCACCACCGGGCCGGCCCATGGCCGTTGTCGTTGCAGGACTCCTCCACCGTGCTGGCCTGCGAGGCGCCGCACCGGCTGGTGCTGAAGGCGGGGCTCTGGCCGGCGGGCGAGGCCACCGTCGTCTTCACCCTGGAGCCGCTGGACGGCGGCCGGACCCGGGTCACCATCGGCGAGGACTTCGCCGCCGGGCCGCTGCGCTGGGTCCGGAACAAGCTCAACGACCTGGTGCTGCACCTGCGCAACAGGGAGACGTTGAACCGGCTCTCGGACATCGCCGTCCGGCAGAAGTCGCAGCGGTGA
- a CDS encoding MFS transporter → MSRTSAAPRASLLLLAYLAFVSLGLPDGLIGVGWPSIREDLGVPTEAVGVVLTAGTVAYLTSSVLAGFTLTRLGVGWLLAGSTLLAGLALTGYALTPALAMMVGFALVLGLGSGAIDAGLNAYAAGAFGPRHMNWLHAFFGLGVAIGPLIMTGVLGAGLSWRWGYGAVATAQLALAAAFALTVRAWRDRTPTPAPADPVAPAVVPGSRAGSAVAPDGPGGAAATADGPEELGIAPAAQVALVVAAPAADGPAVPPTPIRETLRLPAVWLGGAAFAVYVAIEVTTGLWAFLLLTEGRGVSRPVAGLCVSGYWGSLFLGRVVQGVVAERLGTAGVLRGSLVGLVAGTGLIALPAPAWVTVAGLLVVGFAAAPVFPLLTLTTAERVGKAHADRTIGLQIGAAGVGAALVPAAVGVLLARTSVVLLGPTLVVLAAALLALHAAGSRRVRPVA, encoded by the coding sequence GTGTCCCGCACCTCCGCCGCGCCCCGGGCGTCCCTGCTCCTGCTGGCCTACCTGGCCTTCGTCAGCCTCGGCCTGCCCGACGGCCTGATCGGCGTCGGCTGGCCGTCGATCCGGGAGGACCTGGGGGTGCCCACCGAAGCGGTGGGGGTGGTGCTCACCGCCGGCACGGTTGCCTACCTGACCTCCAGCGTGCTGGCCGGGTTCACCCTGACCCGGCTCGGCGTGGGCTGGCTGCTGGCCGGCAGCACCCTGCTCGCCGGCCTCGCGCTCACCGGGTACGCGCTGACCCCCGCGCTCGCGATGATGGTCGGTTTCGCGCTGGTGCTCGGGCTCGGCTCCGGCGCCATCGACGCCGGCCTCAACGCGTACGCGGCCGGCGCGTTCGGCCCCCGGCACATGAACTGGCTGCACGCCTTCTTCGGCCTCGGCGTGGCCATCGGTCCACTGATCATGACCGGGGTGCTCGGCGCCGGCCTCAGCTGGCGCTGGGGGTACGGCGCCGTCGCCACGGCCCAGCTCGCCCTCGCCGCCGCGTTCGCGCTCACCGTGCGGGCCTGGCGGGACCGGACCCCGACTCCCGCGCCGGCGGACCCCGTGGCCCCGGCGGTGGTGCCGGGGAGCCGGGCCGGGTCGGCCGTCGCGCCCGACGGCCCGGGCGGGGCCGCCGCGACCGCCGACGGTCCGGAGGAGCTCGGCATCGCGCCCGCTGCGCAGGTGGCGCTCGTCGTTGCGGCACCGGCGGCGGACGGGCCCGCGGTGCCGCCCACGCCGATCCGGGAAACGCTGCGGCTGCCGGCCGTCTGGCTCGGCGGGGCCGCCTTCGCCGTCTACGTGGCGATCGAGGTGACCACCGGCCTCTGGGCGTTCCTGTTGCTCACCGAAGGGCGGGGCGTGTCCCGGCCGGTGGCCGGGCTCTGCGTCTCCGGCTACTGGGGGAGCCTGTTCCTGGGGCGGGTGGTGCAGGGGGTGGTCGCGGAGCGGCTGGGCACCGCCGGGGTGCTGCGGGGCAGCCTGGTCGGTCTGGTCGCGGGCACCGGGCTGATCGCCCTGCCCGCCCCGGCCTGGGTGACGGTGGCCGGCCTGCTGGTGGTCGGCTTCGCCGCGGCCCCGGTCTTCCCGCTGCTCACCCTCACCACGGCCGAACGCGTCGGCAAGGCCCACGCGGACCGGACCATCGGCCTGCAGATCGGCGCGGCCGGGGTCGGCGCGGCGCTGGTGCCGGCCGCGGTCGGGGTGCTGCTCGCACGTACCTCGGTCGTGCTGCTCGGGCCGACGCTGGTGGTGCTCGCGGCGGCCCTCCTCGCCCTGCACGCCGCCGGGTCACGGCGGGTGCGGCCGGTCGCCTGA
- a CDS encoding DUF2795 domain-containing protein, with translation MERGNSKHSPRVDDNMRQDVSGLVQGPGAGGSRVEESRQPEPAGEDQPEPKTVTAGASRGGNPQGMSMDDVEGRSRLGRFITMTALPGDRDTLVANARENQAPADIVAALERLPEGTRYQTVSEVWAALGHKNETTRW, from the coding sequence ATGGAACGTGGCAACAGCAAGCACTCACCCAGGGTCGACGACAACATGAGGCAGGACGTCAGCGGCCTCGTCCAGGGGCCGGGGGCCGGGGGCTCGCGCGTCGAGGAGTCCCGCCAGCCGGAGCCGGCGGGTGAGGACCAGCCGGAGCCGAAGACGGTGACGGCCGGCGCAAGCCGCGGCGGCAACCCGCAGGGCATGAGCATGGACGACGTGGAGGGGCGCAGTCGCCTCGGCCGGTTCATCACCATGACCGCGCTGCCCGGGGACCGCGACACGCTGGTGGCCAACGCGCGGGAGAACCAGGCGCCGGCCGACATCGTCGCCGCCCTGGAGCGCCTCCCCGAGGGCACCCGCTACCAGACGGTTTCCGAGGTGTGGGCCGCACTCGGGCACAAGAACGAGACGACGCGCTGGTGA
- a CDS encoding YihY/virulence factor BrkB family protein, with the protein MAATTEPVLTGRQQTRIPRRIRQLSWATWRGVLIRSGRNFVADNCADWAAALTYYGVLALFPAAIVVVALVGLVSDGERTVDTVIGLAREIGAGSVVGNDAVVSVVRGVVAEQGSAKVLFSFGLLGALWSAAGFIGAFTRASNAVYGVEEGRPFYRLRPVQIGLAAVSLLLLAVVALGLIVSGPVTDAVGDRLHAGGLARTVWTVAKWPLLALVAMTLLSLLFWIAPNVRQPRFRWLTPGGGLALLAWMLASFGFGLYVANFGSYDVTYGSLGAVIAFLVWLYLSNCALLLGVQVNAELQRGRVIQAGDPDPAEPVLKPRSPADS; encoded by the coding sequence ATGGCGGCGACCACGGAACCGGTGCTGACCGGTCGGCAGCAGACCCGGATTCCCCGCCGGATACGCCAGTTGAGCTGGGCGACCTGGCGCGGGGTGCTGATCCGCAGCGGGCGCAACTTCGTCGCGGACAACTGCGCGGACTGGGCGGCCGCGCTCACCTACTACGGAGTGTTGGCGCTCTTCCCCGCCGCCATCGTGGTGGTCGCCCTGGTGGGGCTGGTCTCCGACGGCGAGCGGACCGTCGACACGGTGATCGGCCTGGCCCGGGAGATCGGGGCCGGCTCGGTGGTCGGCAACGATGCGGTCGTGAGCGTCGTGCGCGGCGTGGTGGCGGAGCAGGGCTCGGCGAAGGTGCTGTTCAGCTTCGGTCTGCTCGGCGCGCTCTGGTCGGCCGCCGGGTTCATCGGCGCGTTCACCCGGGCGTCCAACGCCGTCTACGGGGTCGAGGAGGGGCGGCCGTTCTACCGGCTGCGCCCGGTGCAGATCGGGCTCGCCGCAGTGTCGCTGCTGCTGCTCGCGGTGGTCGCCCTCGGGCTGATCGTGAGCGGCCCCGTCACCGACGCGGTCGGCGACCGGCTGCACGCCGGCGGCCTGGCCCGCACGGTGTGGACGGTGGCGAAGTGGCCGTTGCTCGCCCTGGTGGCGATGACGCTGCTGTCGCTGCTGTTCTGGATCGCCCCGAACGTCCGGCAGCCCCGGTTCCGCTGGCTCACCCCGGGCGGCGGGCTCGCCCTGCTGGCCTGGATGCTCGCCTCCTTCGGTTTCGGCCTCTACGTCGCCAACTTCGGCTCGTACGACGTCACGTACGGGAGCCTCGGCGCGGTCATCGCCTTCCTGGTCTGGCTCTACCTGTCCAACTGCGCGCTGCTGCTCGGCGTGCAGGTCAACGCCGAACTCCAGCGCGGCCGGGTGATCCAGGCCGGCGACCCCGACCCGGCCGAGCCGGTCCTGAAGCCCCGCAGCCCGGCCGATTCCTGA
- a CDS encoding DUF6401 family natural product biosynthesis protein, whose product MRAPNNRVSTPSAAASARSTLVTLTAAVGTAGLAAAAANPGLLAVVDQHAAGVRDSLHGDQRPLTVAALAGYAEGVRAAAQEHGWQPPAAPVDWSQPDWLLTRLLAVCVLARSLDPRHLA is encoded by the coding sequence ATGCGCGCGCCGAACAACCGGGTCAGCACCCCCTCCGCGGCAGCCTCCGCGCGGTCCACCCTCGTCACGCTCACCGCTGCCGTGGGCACCGCCGGGCTCGCCGCGGCCGCCGCCAACCCCGGCCTGCTCGCCGTGGTCGACCAGCACGCCGCCGGCGTACGGGACAGCCTGCACGGCGACCAGCGCCCGCTGACCGTGGCCGCACTCGCCGGGTACGCCGAGGGTGTCCGCGCCGCGGCGCAGGAGCACGGCTGGCAGCCGCCGGCCGCCCCGGTCGACTGGTCGCAGCCGGACTGGCTGCTCACCCGCCTGCTCGCGGTCTGCGTACTGGCGCGCTCGCTGGACCCGCGACACCTGGCCTGA
- a CDS encoding polyprenol monophosphomannose synthase: protein MIEPVQLPSPWRDARLTVVVPTYNEAGNLPVLVERLLALPLPGLKVLVADDNSPDGTGEIADKLAIEHPERVVVVHRPGKEGLGRAYVDGIGRALDDGADFVAQMDADLSHPPEALPGMLGALLATQAGVVIGSRYVPGGELDENWPLYRRALSGWANLYVHTLLRVRIRDLTAGFKIWRADALRDIGLDRVQSNGYSFQVEMHYLATRLGHTILEVPIRFEERHEGASKMTTATKIESALMPFKLRAKHRNLES, encoded by the coding sequence ATGATCGAACCCGTGCAGTTGCCCTCCCCGTGGCGCGACGCACGCCTCACCGTCGTCGTTCCCACCTACAACGAGGCGGGCAATCTCCCGGTGCTGGTCGAGCGACTGCTCGCCCTGCCGCTGCCCGGGCTGAAGGTGCTCGTCGCGGACGACAACTCCCCGGACGGCACCGGCGAGATCGCCGACAAGCTGGCCATCGAGCACCCGGAGCGGGTCGTGGTGGTGCACCGCCCGGGCAAGGAGGGGCTCGGCCGGGCGTACGTGGACGGGATCGGGCGGGCGCTGGACGACGGCGCCGACTTCGTCGCCCAGATGGACGCGGACCTGTCGCACCCGCCGGAGGCGCTGCCCGGCATGCTCGGCGCGCTGCTCGCCACGCAGGCCGGCGTGGTCATCGGCTCCCGGTACGTGCCCGGTGGTGAGCTGGACGAGAACTGGCCGCTGTACCGCCGCGCGCTGAGCGGCTGGGCCAACCTCTACGTGCACACCCTGCTGCGGGTGCGGATCCGCGACCTGACCGCCGGCTTCAAGATCTGGCGGGCCGACGCGCTGCGCGACATCGGGCTGGACCGGGTGCAGTCCAACGGCTACAGCTTCCAGGTGGAGATGCACTACCTGGCCACCCGGCTGGGCCACACCATCCTGGAGGTGCCGATCCGCTTCGAGGAGCGCCACGAGGGCGCCTCGAAGATGACCACCGCCACCAAGATCGAGAGCGCGCTGATGCCGTTCAAGCTGCGCGCCAAGCACCGCAACCTGGAGAGCTGA
- a CDS encoding ChaB family protein, which produces MPGREVLPSTLRRSPDKAQRTWEKTHDSAVDTYGEGERAHRTAFAAVKHEFEKVGDHWEPKGRKGPSDRQAAGGGPERRAPTAVGVDANAPKEHLMEVAKKLDVPGRSRMNKPELVKAIQKANDKATRDARGGR; this is translated from the coding sequence ATGCCCGGGCGCGAGGTACTGCCCAGCACGCTGCGGCGCTCCCCGGACAAGGCGCAGCGGACCTGGGAGAAGACGCACGACTCGGCGGTCGACACGTACGGCGAGGGGGAGCGGGCGCACCGCACCGCGTTCGCCGCCGTCAAGCACGAGTTCGAGAAGGTCGGCGACCACTGGGAGCCGAAGGGACGCAAGGGACCCAGCGACCGGCAGGCCGCCGGCGGCGGTCCGGAACGGCGCGCTCCCACGGCCGTCGGGGTGGACGCCAACGCCCCCAAGGAACACCTGATGGAGGTCGCCAAGAAGCTGGACGTGCCGGGCCGGTCCCGGATGAACAAGCCGGAACTGGTCAAGGCGATCCAGAAGGCGAACGACAAGGCGACCCGCGACGCGCGCGGCGGCCGCTGA
- a CDS encoding phytoene desaturase family protein → MNSSGTAGADAVVIGAGHNGLVAANLLADAGWDVLVLEATQAPGGAVRSAHVTAPGYLSDLYSSFYPLGYASPVLRRLGLDRYGLRWTHAPDVLAHLLPDGRAAVVNRDLDVTAASLETFAPGDGDRWRRAYADWQEVSGPMLDTITTPFPPVRGGLGLLRRLRVTGALRLARRLVLPVRKLGDELFEGDGGPALLAGCALHTDLSPEEAGSGVYGWLLAMLGQQVGWPVPVGGAQKITDALVARLVERGGRIDYGARVDRVLTARGRAMGVRTVGGATWRARRAVLADVPAPALYLDLVGAAQLPPRLVEDLAHFKWDGSTLKVDWALSAPVPWKNRAVAGAGTVHLGADLDGLTLYSAALARGEVPRDPFLLVGQMSVADPHHSPPGTESLWSYTHLPFRRHWRGEEIAAQVERMEDVLEEAAPGFRSLIVGRHVAGPADLEDAEPSLVGGALGGGTAAAYQQLFLRPIPGLGRADTPIDRLFLASSSAHPGGGVHGAPGSNAARAALARDRALTGGLYAGVINAAHRAIYH, encoded by the coding sequence ATGAATTCCAGCGGCACGGCGGGGGCCGACGCCGTCGTCATCGGCGCCGGCCACAACGGTCTGGTGGCCGCGAATCTGCTGGCCGACGCCGGCTGGGACGTGCTGGTGCTGGAGGCCACCCAGGCGCCCGGCGGCGCGGTGCGTTCGGCCCACGTGACCGCCCCTGGCTACCTGAGCGACCTCTACAGCTCCTTCTACCCCCTCGGGTACGCCTCCCCGGTGCTGCGCCGGCTCGGCCTCGACCGGTACGGGCTGCGCTGGACGCACGCCCCGGACGTGCTGGCGCACCTGCTCCCGGATGGGCGGGCGGCGGTGGTCAACCGGGACCTGGACGTCACCGCGGCCTCGCTGGAGACCTTCGCCCCCGGCGACGGGGACCGCTGGCGGCGGGCGTACGCGGACTGGCAGGAGGTGTCCGGGCCGATGCTGGACACCATCACCACCCCCTTCCCGCCGGTGCGTGGCGGGCTGGGCCTGCTGCGCCGGCTGCGGGTGACGGGGGCGCTGCGGCTGGCCCGCCGGCTCGTGCTGCCGGTCCGCAAACTCGGCGACGAGCTCTTCGAGGGCGACGGCGGGCCGGCCCTGCTGGCCGGCTGCGCGCTGCACACCGACCTGTCCCCGGAGGAGGCCGGCTCGGGCGTGTACGGCTGGCTGCTCGCCATGCTCGGCCAGCAGGTCGGCTGGCCGGTGCCGGTCGGCGGCGCCCAGAAGATCACCGACGCGCTGGTCGCCCGGCTGGTCGAGCGGGGCGGCCGGATCGACTACGGCGCCCGGGTCGACCGGGTGCTCACCGCCCGGGGCCGCGCGATGGGCGTACGCACCGTCGGCGGCGCCACCTGGCGGGCCCGCAGGGCGGTGCTCGCGGACGTGCCCGCCCCGGCGCTCTACCTCGACCTGGTCGGCGCGGCGCAGCTGCCGCCCCGGCTGGTCGAGGACCTGGCCCACTTCAAGTGGGACGGCTCCACCCTCAAGGTGGACTGGGCGCTCTCCGCGCCGGTGCCGTGGAAGAACCGGGCGGTGGCCGGCGCGGGCACCGTGCACCTCGGCGCGGACCTGGACGGGCTCACCCTGTACTCGGCGGCGCTGGCCCGGGGTGAGGTGCCCCGGGACCCGTTCCTGCTGGTGGGGCAGATGTCGGTGGCCGACCCGCACCATTCGCCGCCGGGCACCGAGTCGCTCTGGTCGTACACCCACCTGCCGTTCCGACGGCACTGGCGGGGGGAGGAGATCGCCGCGCAGGTGGAGCGGATGGAGGACGTGCTGGAGGAGGCGGCGCCGGGCTTCCGCTCGCTCATCGTCGGGCGGCACGTGGCCGGCCCGGCCGACCTGGAGGACGCCGAGCCGAGCCTGGTCGGCGGCGCGCTCGGCGGCGGCACGGCGGCCGCGTACCAGCAGCTCTTCCTGCGGCCGATCCCCGGCCTGGGCCGCGCGGACACCCCGATCGACCGGCTCTTCCTGGCCAGCTCCTCGGCGCACCCGGGCGGCGGGGTGCACGGCGCGCCGGGGTCGAACGCGGCCCGGGCCGCCCTGGCCCGGGACCGGGCCCTCACCGGCGGCCTGTACGCGGGCGTGATCAACGCCGCCCACCGGGCGATCTACCACTGA
- a CDS encoding mechanosensitive ion channel family protein yields the protein MQKTLAVGQADIGAALTDFWRSVLLFIPRAIAFIVILVVGWLIARAVLKIVDAALERVGFDRAVERGGIKRALERTRYDASDILAKLAYYAVLLFTLQFAFGVWGPNAISDLIRGVVAWLPRAFVAIVIVVIAAAIANAVRDLVSGALGGLSYGRVLADLTAVFILALGVIAALNQVGIATTVTTPVLIAFLGTVAGILVIGVGGGLVKPMQARWDRWLDRAAAESRAIREQRQAQGAGRSDYERQMADRGGQPAPAAAQSSMSGAGQYRSGNVGEETQQFRRPGS from the coding sequence ATGCAGAAAACCCTCGCGGTCGGGCAGGCCGACATCGGTGCCGCCCTGACCGATTTCTGGAGGTCGGTGCTGCTCTTCATCCCGAGGGCCATCGCGTTCATCGTGATTCTCGTGGTGGGTTGGCTCATCGCCCGAGCCGTCCTCAAGATCGTGGACGCGGCACTGGAACGGGTGGGCTTCGACCGCGCGGTCGAACGCGGCGGCATCAAACGGGCGCTCGAACGCACCAGGTACGACGCCAGCGACATCCTGGCCAAGTTGGCCTACTACGCGGTCCTGCTGTTCACCCTGCAGTTCGCCTTCGGCGTCTGGGGACCCAACGCCATCAGTGACCTGATCCGAGGCGTCGTGGCCTGGCTGCCGCGGGCGTTCGTGGCGATCGTCATCGTGGTCATCGCCGCCGCCATCGCCAACGCGGTCCGGGACCTGGTCAGCGGTGCGCTCGGCGGGCTCTCGTACGGGCGGGTGCTGGCCGACCTGACGGCGGTCTTCATCCTGGCGCTCGGCGTGATCGCCGCGCTGAACCAGGTGGGCATCGCCACCACGGTCACCACGCCCGTGCTCATCGCCTTCCTCGGCACGGTGGCCGGGATCCTGGTGATCGGTGTCGGCGGTGGTCTGGTGAAGCCGATGCAGGCGCGCTGGGACCGGTGGCTCGACCGGGCCGCTGCGGAGTCCCGGGCGATCCGGGAGCAGCGCCAGGCGCAGGGCGCGGGGCGCAGCGACTACGAGCGGCAGATGGCCGACCGGGGCGGGCAGCCCGCCCCGGCGGCGGCGCAGTCGTCGATGTCCGGCGCCGGGCAGTACCGGTCCGGGAACGTGGGCGAGGAGACCCAGCAGTTCCGCCGGCCGGGCAGCTGA
- a CDS encoding SRPBCC family protein: MSGVMEHVDVSVPIRTAYDQWTQFEEFPHFMEGVQEVRQLSDTMTHWTVEIAGVKREFDAQITEQLPDERVAWKSTGGTQQAGVVTFHRLDEGHTRVSLQMEFEPHGVVEQAGDKLGVVDRRAKGDLARFKQFIERRGQETGAWRGTVDRPTP; this comes from the coding sequence ATGAGCGGCGTTATGGAACATGTGGACGTCTCCGTCCCGATCCGCACCGCCTACGACCAGTGGACGCAGTTCGAGGAGTTTCCGCACTTCATGGAGGGCGTCCAGGAGGTCCGGCAGCTCTCCGACACGATGACGCACTGGACGGTGGAGATCGCCGGCGTGAAGCGCGAGTTCGACGCCCAGATCACCGAGCAGCTGCCGGACGAGCGGGTGGCCTGGAAGTCCACCGGCGGCACCCAGCAGGCCGGCGTGGTGACCTTCCACCGCCTCGACGAGGGGCACACCCGGGTCAGCCTGCAGATGGAGTTCGAACCGCACGGCGTGGTCGAGCAGGCCGGCGACAAGCTCGGCGTGGTGGACCGCCGCGCCAAGGGCGACCTGGCGCGCTTCAAGCAGTTCATCGAGCGGCGCGGTCAGGAGACCGGCGCCTGGCGCGGCACCGTCGACCGCCCCACCCCCTGA
- a CDS encoding aldehyde dehydrogenase family protein, which yields MYTVAQLIGGVWGAGGEGGELVVNDPADGSRVTTAPVATADEVAKAVGAARAAAAEWAATAPAERAAALHGAADAVEAVAEELAQATTAEMGKPLDDARGGVAAGVGTLRQYAELGPVRGGRTLHGGHPALDFMAPEPRGVVAAITPWNDPVAVSCGLLGAALVTGNVVLYKPSQRTPATGWLLARALDDALPTGVLSLLSGGAEVGAALAEQEVDVLAHVGSTATGRAIAAAGARTGAKVLLENGGSDPLVIDGDIDPIWAAEQAALGCFANAGQICVAVERIYVHRDVAEDFVDALVERAEALAVGPGRDPRTQLGPLVDRRHRDHVHGQVTAAVAEGARLRTGGAIPEGPGAFYPATVLADCRHEMAVVRDETFGPVAPVIVVDSFSEGLRCAADSPYGLAATVLTGSMSHAHRAWRELPVGTVKINAVFGGAPGGAAQPRRGSGHGFGYGPELLDEFSTMKAVHIEAPGGGHW from the coding sequence ATGTACACGGTTGCACAGCTCATAGGTGGAGTGTGGGGCGCGGGTGGCGAGGGAGGCGAGCTGGTCGTCAACGATCCGGCGGACGGTTCCCGGGTGACCACCGCGCCGGTGGCCACGGCGGACGAGGTGGCCAAGGCGGTGGGGGCCGCCCGGGCCGCGGCGGCGGAGTGGGCGGCGACCGCGCCGGCGGAGCGCGCGGCGGCGCTGCACGGGGCGGCGGACGCGGTGGAGGCGGTCGCCGAGGAGCTCGCGCAGGCCACCACGGCGGAGATGGGCAAGCCCCTGGACGATGCCCGCGGCGGGGTCGCGGCCGGCGTCGGCACCCTGCGGCAGTACGCGGAGCTGGGCCCGGTGCGCGGCGGGCGGACGCTGCACGGCGGCCATCCCGCGCTGGACTTCATGGCACCCGAACCGCGCGGCGTGGTCGCCGCGATCACCCCCTGGAACGACCCGGTGGCGGTCTCCTGCGGGCTCCTCGGCGCGGCCCTGGTCACCGGCAACGTGGTGCTCTACAAACCGAGCCAACGCACCCCGGCCACCGGTTGGCTGCTGGCCAGGGCCCTGGACGACGCGCTGCCGACCGGCGTGCTGTCGCTGCTCAGCGGCGGGGCCGAGGTCGGCGCGGCGCTGGCCGAGCAGGAGGTCGACGTGCTGGCCCACGTGGGCTCCACCGCCACCGGCCGGGCCATCGCCGCCGCCGGCGCGCGGACCGGAGCGAAGGTGCTGCTGGAGAACGGCGGCAGCGACCCGCTGGTGATCGACGGCGACATCGACCCGATCTGGGCGGCGGAGCAGGCCGCGCTGGGCTGCTTCGCCAACGCCGGACAGATCTGCGTCGCGGTGGAACGGATCTACGTACACCGGGACGTGGCCGAGGACTTCGTCGACGCGCTGGTCGAGCGGGCCGAGGCACTGGCCGTGGGCCCCGGCCGGGATCCGCGCACGCAGCTCGGGCCGCTGGTCGACCGGCGGCACCGGGACCACGTGCACGGCCAGGTCACCGCGGCGGTGGCCGAGGGGGCGCGGCTCCGGACCGGCGGGGCGATCCCGGAGGGGCCGGGCGCCTTCTACCCGGCCACCGTGCTGGCCGACTGCCGGCACGAGATGGCCGTGGTCCGGGACGAGACGTTCGGGCCGGTCGCCCCGGTCATCGTGGTCGACTCGTTCAGCGAGGGGCTGCGCTGCGCCGCCGACTCGCCGTACGGGCTGGCCGCCACCGTGCTCACCGGGTCGATGAGCCACGCCCACCGGGCCTGGCGGGAGCTGCCGGTCGGCACCGTGAAGATCAACGCGGTGTTCGGCGGGGCGCCGGGCGGTGCCGCGCAGCCGCGCCGGGGCAGCGGTCACGGCTTCGGGTACGGCCCGGAGCTGCTCGACGAGTTCAGCACCATGAAGGCGGTGCACATCGAGGCGCCGGGCGGCGGCCACTGGTGA